The following are from one region of the Drosophila virilis strain 15010-1051.87 unplaced genomic scaffold, Dvir_AGI_RSII-ME tig00002244, whole genome shotgun sequence genome:
- the LOC138911715 gene encoding putative mediator of RNA polymerase II transcription subunit 29 has protein sequence MSTILTNVSSHNNNLNSQRTDGSNSSNSSYPKNSFNSGCFNNNALLLCSAVTTTSTAAATRNISRTSANLDPRLRWPKTQNIQQQQQQRQIEQFGSMINRDQTVLMQRQHLDTLTSTRHNAASAHHLNQHEPTPMQIDAEFQQQPPQQQHHQTPILPSTEHNSTTQLLVKLAQRQQEQLDKLTRYMSDVQQKMQGIFRHGDDSIQIAASPSSSSI, from the exons ATGTCCACCATCCTCACCAATGTTAgctcccacaacaacaacctcaacTCACAACGCACCGACGgctcaaacagcagcaatagcagctacCCCAAGAACAGCTTCAATTCCGGCTGCTTCAACAACAATGCCCTTTTACTATGCT cagcagtaacaacaacatcaacagcagctgcaacgagaaatatatcaagaacTTCCGCAAATTTGGACCCGCGCCTAAGATggcccaaaactcaaaacatccaacaacagcaacagcagcgtcaaATTGAACAGTTTGGTTCGATGATCAATCGTGATCAAACTGTTCTTATGCAGCGCCAACACCTAGATACACTTACGTCCACACGACATAATGCTGCCTCTGCTCACCACTTGAACCAGCACGAGCCTACGCCAATGCAAATCGATGCTGAGtttcagcaacagccaccacaacaacaacatcatcaaaccCCTATTCTTCCTTCCACTGAGCATAACTCAACCACCCAACTATTGGTTAAGCTTGCCCaaaggcaacaagaacaactggACAAGTTGACTCGCTACATGAGTGATGtgcagcagaaaatgcaaGGAATTTTCCGACATGGAGACGATTCCATTCAAATAGCTGCTTCACCCTCATCCAGCTCCATCTAA